One Desulfurella sp. genomic region harbors:
- a CDS encoding nitronate monooxygenase, which produces MALKKLKIKDKTIEHCIIQGGMGVGVSLYPLAKAVSQNGGVGVVSSVALDRILSKRNNKKYSIYEACEEEIALAKDGSNYVGINIMVAVQKDYEASVKGAIAGGVDIIISGAGLPTELPKIATSKDVALVPIVSSLRAFDIICKRWERFGTRPDAVVVEGPLAGGHLGFHFADLDKEENKLENLFPPIKEKAMKCGDIPVIVAGGIYTHEDIKKFLKMGADGVQMGTRFLATFESSASDDYKQAVIKANKDDIIVAYRPGSPSGLPFRVIKSSPMYQDALLAKRPPNCDKGYLLNKDGYCPAMVDNINYFCICNGLLSSAGYNSDKEKPIYTVGTNAYRIDRLLSVEELMKELVYG; this is translated from the coding sequence ATGGCACTAAAGAAACTAAAAATTAAAGATAAAACAATAGAACACTGCATAATACAAGGTGGTATGGGTGTAGGCGTGAGCCTGTACCCCCTGGCAAAAGCTGTTTCACAAAACGGTGGGGTTGGTGTTGTATCGAGTGTGGCTTTAGATAGAATCTTAAGTAAGCGAAATAACAAAAAATATTCTATATATGAAGCTTGCGAAGAAGAAATCGCTCTTGCAAAAGACGGTTCAAACTACGTAGGCATAAATATTATGGTAGCTGTCCAAAAAGACTACGAAGCAAGCGTCAAAGGTGCAATAGCTGGCGGTGTAGACATAATCATATCTGGCGCTGGCCTTCCTACTGAACTTCCAAAAATAGCTACAAGTAAAGATGTAGCACTTGTTCCTATTGTGTCAAGCCTAAGGGCGTTTGATATTATTTGTAAGCGCTGGGAACGTTTTGGGACAAGGCCTGATGCTGTTGTAGTGGAAGGTCCTTTAGCTGGGGGGCACCTGGGTTTTCATTTTGCAGATTTAGATAAAGAAGAAAATAAACTTGAGAATCTTTTTCCTCCAATAAAAGAAAAGGCAATGAAATGTGGCGATATACCTGTTATTGTAGCAGGAGGCATTTACACACATGAAGATATAAAAAAATTTTTAAAAATGGGAGCTGATGGTGTACAGATGGGTACAAGATTTTTAGCAACATTTGAAAGTAGTGCTTCCGATGACTATAAACAGGCAGTAATTAAAGCAAATAAAGACGATATTATTGTAGCATATAGACCAGGTTCGCCTTCGGGTTTGCCATTTCGCGTAATAAAATCATCGCCTATGTATCAGGATGCGCTTTTGGCAAAAAGGCCACCAAATTGTGATAAAGGTTATTTGTTAAATAAAGATGGGTATTGTCCTGCTATGGTAGATAATATAAATTACTTTTGCATATGCAATGGCTTGCTCTCAAGCGCAGGCTACAACAGCGACAAAGAAAAACCCATTTACACTGTGGGCACTAATGCTTATAGAATTGATAGGCTTTTAAGTGTAGAAGAGTTGATGAAGGAGCTTGTTTATGGATAA
- the pth gene encoding aminoacyl-tRNA hydrolase has protein sequence MHVIVGLGNPGEVYTNTFHNAGFLVLDIIAEKLGVKFSKSSFYAMCAFSYIGQTKVLLAKPITYMNLSGKSVGLIVSFYKVDIENLIIVRDDIDIELGKVRLKRNSSSGGHKGVQSIIDTLGSKAFVQVKIGVRSVLFANVFKIDTADYVLKKLSEDEKKILSQSAEIASKACMKVVTDGFEKAANLYNN, from the coding sequence ATGCATGTAATTGTTGGGCTTGGAAATCCTGGAGAGGTTTACACAAATACTTTTCATAACGCAGGTTTTTTAGTTCTCGATATAATAGCAGAAAAACTGGGTGTAAAATTTAGTAAAAGCTCATTTTATGCAATGTGTGCATTTTCTTACATTGGACAGACAAAAGTATTGCTTGCAAAACCAATCACCTACATGAACCTAAGTGGTAAGTCTGTAGGTTTAATTGTTAGTTTTTACAAGGTTGACATCGAAAACCTAATTATAGTAAGGGATGATATAGATATAGAACTGGGGAAAGTTAGACTTAAGAGAAATTCATCAAGTGGTGGACACAAAGGCGTGCAATCAATTATTGACACTTTAGGATCAAAAGCGTTTGTACAGGTAAAAATTGGAGTAAGAAGCGTATTATTTGCAAATGTTTTTAAAATTGATACAGCAGATTATGTATTAAAGAAACTTAGCGAAGATGAAAAAAAAATATTAAGTCAAAGTGCAGAAATTGCCTCTAAAGCATGCATGAAAGTGGTTACAGATGGGTTTGAAAAAGCGGCTAATTTATATAACAATTAG
- a CDS encoding homoserine dehydrogenase, translating to MDKNINIGIFGLGTVGCGVVKILQDNADLIRKRLGFGINIKKVFSRTSKCKNLITNYIYAKEYKELFDDDIDIVLELIGGIDVARKFVCQAIDNKKNIVSANKALFANHGFEIFSKAAQNGVKIGFEASVAGGVPIIKVITRDLMANNIKSIKAIVNGTCNYILSQMFETHESFETILNKAIKEGYAERDPSFDIDGIDSAQKMAILASISFNAKVEEKDVHVEGIRDIDFIDIDFAQKLGYRVKLLGIANSKDNKLLVRVAPYFIEQDNILAKVDGVYNAISVISDMTGQTTYVGKGAGSLPTASSVVADIIDIAKDIESGTVKDTLSMRVFEKMEFVDIDSLESNFYIRFSVVDSVGVLSRISYVLSKYNISIKSVVQIGKGLDVVPLLVLTHKAKESNVKKAIREIEKNHQTIIKNGTVLIRVLD from the coding sequence ATGGATAAAAACATAAATATTGGGATTTTTGGTCTTGGAACTGTAGGTTGCGGAGTTGTTAAAATTTTACAGGATAATGCTGATTTAATAAGAAAACGATTGGGTTTTGGCATCAATATTAAAAAGGTTTTTTCCCGAACTTCCAAGTGCAAAAATCTAATAACAAATTATATTTACGCAAAAGAATATAAAGAATTATTTGACGATGATATAGATATTGTTTTGGAACTCATTGGTGGTATTGATGTAGCACGTAAGTTTGTTTGCCAAGCTATCGATAACAAAAAAAACATTGTTAGCGCAAACAAGGCGCTTTTTGCAAATCATGGTTTTGAAATTTTTTCTAAAGCTGCTCAAAATGGTGTAAAAATTGGGTTTGAAGCTTCTGTTGCAGGCGGTGTGCCTATTATAAAGGTTATCACAAGGGACTTAATGGCAAACAACATAAAAAGCATAAAAGCAATTGTGAATGGTACATGCAATTATATTTTGAGTCAGATGTTTGAAACACACGAGTCTTTTGAAACTATATTAAATAAAGCAATTAAAGAAGGTTACGCTGAACGTGATCCGTCATTTGATATAGATGGTATTGACTCCGCTCAAAAGATGGCGATTTTAGCTTCAATTAGTTTTAATGCTAAAGTTGAAGAAAAAGATGTACATGTTGAAGGCATAAGAGATATTGACTTTATTGATATAGATTTTGCCCAAAAATTAGGCTACAGAGTAAAATTGCTTGGTATAGCAAATTCAAAAGATAATAAACTACTTGTACGTGTTGCCCCTTATTTTATAGAGCAAGATAATATACTTGCTAAAGTAGATGGTGTTTATAATGCAATAAGCGTTATTTCTGATATGACAGGCCAGACTACATATGTTGGAAAAGGTGCAGGTAGTTTACCCACAGCTTCATCTGTGGTTGCAGATATCATTGATATTGCAAAAGATATTGAATCTGGTACAGTAAAAGACACGCTTTCTATGCGCGTGTTTGAAAAAATGGAATTTGTAGATATTGATAGTCTTGAGTCTAATTTTTATATAAGGTTTAGTGTTGTAGATAGTGTTGGTGTACTTAGCCGTATTTCCTATGTTTTAAGCAAGTACAATATTAGCATAAAAAGTGTTGTGCAAATAGGAAAAGGTTTGGATGTCGTGCCACTTTTAGTATTAACGCACAAAGCTAAAGAGTCTAATGTTAAAAAAGCAATAAGAGAAATTGAAAAAAATCATCAGACTATAATAAAAAACGGAACTGTTTTGATAAGAGTTCTGGATTAA
- a CDS encoding ribose-phosphate pyrophosphokinase encodes MRGLKLIAGSANKELSQKISYYLNEPIVDTEISRFSDGEVSVQIKENIRGSDVFLICSLSRPVNENIMEMLVTMDAIKRSSANSLTVVLPYYAYARQDRKVKSRVPISAKLMADLLTVSGADRIVAMDLHAGQIQGFFDIPVDHLYASPVIANYIRELHKDDIVIVSPDAGGVERARELGKKLGCSLAIVDKRRPKPNVSEVLHIIGEVEGKTAVLVDDLIDTAGTIVNASIALAEKGAMEIYACCTHPVLSGPALERIEKSPIKELVVTDTLVWNKDRDCKKIKTLSVANVIGEAIRRIYNKESVSSLFD; translated from the coding sequence ATGAGAGGTTTAAAATTAATTGCTGGTTCAGCTAACAAAGAGCTATCTCAAAAAATAAGTTATTATCTCAATGAGCCAATTGTTGATACGGAAATTTCACGCTTTAGCGATGGTGAAGTTTCGGTTCAGATAAAGGAAAATATAAGAGGCTCCGATGTTTTTTTGATTTGTTCTTTATCTAGACCTGTTAATGAAAATATAATGGAAATGCTTGTTACAATGGACGCAATAAAACGCTCAAGCGCAAATTCCTTAACTGTCGTTTTACCATATTATGCATATGCAAGACAAGATAGAAAAGTAAAATCACGTGTACCAATAAGTGCAAAACTTATGGCAGATTTGCTTACCGTATCTGGAGCAGACAGAATTGTTGCTATGGATTTGCATGCTGGTCAAATTCAGGGTTTTTTTGATATACCGGTTGACCACTTATATGCATCGCCAGTTATAGCCAATTATATTCGTGAGCTTCACAAAGATGATATTGTAATAGTTTCACCAGATGCAGGTGGTGTTGAGCGAGCCAGAGAGTTGGGAAAAAAACTTGGATGTAGCCTTGCTATTGTAGATAAAAGAAGACCTAAACCTAATGTAAGCGAGGTTTTGCATATTATAGGTGAAGTAGAAGGAAAAACTGCTGTGCTTGTGGATGATCTTATAGATACAGCAGGTACGATAGTAAATGCAAGTATTGCTTTGGCAGAAAAAGGTGCAATGGAAATTTATGCTTGTTGCACACATCCTGTGCTTTCTGGACCAGCACTTGAGCGCATAGAAAAATCTCCTATAAAAGAGCTTGTTGTTACAGATACACTGGTATGGAATAAAGATAGGGATTGCAAAAAAATAAAAACGCTTTCTGTTGCCAATGTTATTGGGGAAGCAATTAGAAGAATTTATAATAAAGAATCGGTAAGTTCACTGTTTGATTAA
- a CDS encoding 50S ribosomal protein L25 — translation MQFKAQIRDAKAKTLRKQNRIPAVIYGQLPKPINISLDKKETLTILRKARRTDIFEVSFDNETFRCIIKEMQKHPVTSDIYHIDFYKFDPNKHINIEVPIVLKGEPKGVKAGGDLYQPRKKIALNSLPDKIPHEIVLDVTNLEIGDSIHAFDLELPEGVKIASSKNFEIVGVVGKSKEELAQEESQTEAPQT, via the coding sequence ATGCAATTTAAAGCACAAATCAGGGATGCAAAAGCAAAAACGCTTCGTAAACAAAACCGCATACCCGCTGTAATTTATGGGCAATTGCCTAAGCCTATTAATATAAGCTTAGATAAAAAAGAAACACTTACAATTTTAAGGAAAGCTAGACGAACCGATATTTTTGAGGTTAGTTTTGATAATGAGACTTTTAGATGCATTATAAAAGAAATGCAGAAACACCCTGTAACTTCAGATATTTACCATATAGATTTTTATAAGTTTGACCCAAACAAGCATATCAATATAGAAGTACCAATTGTATTAAAAGGTGAACCAAAAGGTGTAAAAGCTGGCGGCGATTTATATCAACCAAGAAAGAAGATCGCACTAAACAGCTTACCAGATAAAATACCGCATGAGATAGTTTTAGATGTAACAAATCTGGAAATTGGCGATTCTATACATGCTTTTGATTTAGAACTTCCCGAAGGAGTCAAGATAGCTAGCAGTAAGAATTTTGAAATTGTTGGCGTTGTAGGTAAATCTAAAGAAGAATTGGCTCAAGAGGAGTCTCAAACTGAAGCTCCTCAAACTTAA